Part of the Mytilus trossulus isolate FHL-02 chromosome 2, PNRI_Mtr1.1.1.hap1, whole genome shotgun sequence genome is shown below.
ttaccatTCCAAACATATTGTCAACTTTCTTtagcaaatgaaatatttttttaaactgtccAGGGTGGGAACATATCCAGGATGAGAATGGTCTAAGGTGCAAACAATGTGGTGTGGACGTGACAGGGGGTTAACAAGagtacaccttatcgctatttgtccgccattactggatatcacacaggttcccgtaaaattttgacgtcataaaacaaaatatctgatgccacaatagaaaagtgattgttgttgtcaaaagttcaagcggccggATCAGCCGGGattagcaataaggtgtatggaacgaacatttattttttatatacagcCCCAGATTCAGCAGGGTTAGAGCTGACGATTGAAGCATGCCACCTTACCACTATAATTTGGAAATCTCCCCCGGACAATCTGCCCAACTTGAACTATTGACGCCAAACAACAATGATTTTCCATTATAGCGTCAGATATTTATgttatgattttgaaattttacgggaactttTCTGATGTTTAGAaatggcagacaaatagcgataagatGTAGTCCGTCGCACCATCAGACTATTTTTAACTTGAACCTCAGATGTCACATCTACTCAACTAGAAGATCTGTAATGTATTGTATTGGAAGAAGAGTCCTTACTATAGAACTATAAAGAGTAAAGTGGCAACAGGCATTGACAGCTAGGGCCAGGGCAATGCCAATATCAAATGGCAGGTGCTTGTCACTATCAGATTTGAGTAAATTTACTCTACAATACACcagaaatatattttcatgtgGGGGTCATATCATTTCATCAATTAATTCGTACCCAAACATAGAACAAGGTAAATTGTCCTATCGATATTGTCCTTGTTGTTAAATTTTCGCGTCTGTTGTCAGGTCgccatgtttaaaattttaaatttacaggGTAGCAgtgaatattattttatcttatatatTGTAGATTCGTTAGAGTTCTCTGAATGCATTGAAggcattaatttgaaaacatttatttcgtAATAATTTTTCTTAATCCTACgtgttatttcaaaatttggtcCAATTAGACGCTGCGAAATTGCACTTCCTGTTTACCCTAGCGCCAGATGAAAATCTAAGTTTTGACTTGCGAAGTACAGAAAGTCAAAAGATAAATtctttaaactttgaaaaagaagaaatttaaaatcatatttttctgaaacaaCCAAAAATAGGTAGCTATAGTTTAGCATTAATTCATTTAAGAGAATATCCAGAATGATCCACTGTCTCATTGCAAATCTTATTCTAAAAATGAACAAGTCAAAATTTTCACAGTCAAAAATGATATATAGTACAtacaaattgcaaatttatgCAAGCCATAATCTTGCCgtcaaaataacaatttcagAGAGTATGAATGCCCATTACTGTATGGCGTCAAACGACCATTTTCAGCTAACGTTAGCGTCAATCTGGTTTGTAAATGTTATCGTGATTGGTCAAAATATCCTTATCAAAGGTCTCAAATcagtttgaaaaattataaatatgatttgtcaaaatcagctgattattttattgtcattttatcatCATgctaaaaaaatctaaattttttaCTGTACATGCtgttatttaaacatatatatttatagtggattgtgaaacaagttttgcaacttatattaatccctttccactttgctggtgcgagtgctgccttgtagcggcattagccttcTCCTTATCAAAATcttacgtgcaagagatatggctctctcttgaCACAGGTCAGCCataaacgtatttacacttttggtattcAGCCTCTGAATGACCTTATATCACCTCTGAataaccttttgacgtcaagcaacaatcactttttagttGTGACTTCacatgttttgaattatgaagtcaaagtttacgggaacctgtgtgattcTACGTAATGGcgaacaaatttgcatacatgtGTAAATACGTATATTTATCGTCCCTTCTGACaaactatcatcgtttcctcgaGACAAAACTCACAAATGGTGTTAAGGGAGAGCTGAAAATCCCAGAAGGGAATGGAACCAGGAATCTGTGTTAGTAGTCTGATGCACTTACCACAACTACACCATGCATGGCTCTctaattttcagttttttgtcATGAAGGTACGGTTAGGTACCCCATTACTATATCCTCATTAGGGTGTCAAGGAATTTTCAAAAGCGCTAAAACTTGCCTACTGTCTGACTTCAGGGCAAATTCAAATCGCTTTTAAAAATCGGTAAAAGGTAGACAACTTATGATTTTCGAGTCTCACAGGTAAAATGGCGCCTGACaatgaaaatattgaacaaCCTAGGACTAATATTATTAATACTGTCATGGTTTTAGTGTAATAAATACAATGGGGACTTTTACCATTTAaagatttaacttttaaaactaaTGAAATTCCACATTGAGCGTCTGTTTGAGTTATCAGTTTACATGATTTTCATCTGAGGATGTTGCATAATCACTCAgctgatatttttaatttttattattaccaGTCAATCAATTGTACTATCTGTTACTGTCATTATTCCATCACCTTTGAGGTATTTAAATACCTATTGCCTGACCagaataaaaaattgtcaacacaatttgtccatttaaattgtacaatacTGTCAATAGGTATTGTGAGAGCTCATCAACAGGTGGTCATTTAACTACccagtaaaaaaatcttcactATTTCTAAAAGGTAAAATTTATATGACCGATAGCTAGCTTGCTTTCCTCATGCATCATGACCAATGTCCTGAATAGACTATTCTATTTAGATATGGGACATTTTAAGCCATTTCTTTTTGTGTCTCTAAATAGTCAAGATGGAAATTTCAATCAGTGgatttagtttataaaaaaggagatataTGTTTGCTTCATGGTGTTTTTAATGTGggatttattttaagtttttgattcCTGAATGGAATTAAAGTGTTTGtgaaatggatttttttggaTATAAGCCCATCTATTTGTGAATAATTCTACAAGATGAATTATGTGTGGCGTAGTGTTTTCTAATGGgatatattttcatgttatattaaGATTCCTGAAATGGAATAGTAGTGATGCtgagtttcatttaatattcagGATCTACTTCAATTGGAATTactgttaaaaatttattttcaatatatcaaaaaaagtacaaatggcTTAGTGAATAGAAATTTCAATGCTTTATTCTTCATTATGAAAGTGGGATATACAAGCAATGATTTATTTGTGATTGTaagcaaaatgaataaatttacaataaatatctttattaaaaagaacaaatattgtatttaatgtaaaatgtcCCATACCTAAATAGAATAGTTCATTCAGGACATTAAACATGAGGATAGCAAGCTAGCTACATGTATCATTCATTTAAATTAGCTCTGTCAAAAACAAACCAGGTAAATAAATCTACAGGTAGTTAAATGACCACCTGTTGATAATACATGTAGCTCTCACAATACctattgtacaatttaaatggacaaattgtattgacaattttttaaactgGTCAGGCAATAGGTAATTCACTTCCACAAAGCTTATTGGATAGGCACAGTAagactttaatttttgttaaagcaGATCCTCAGAAGCTTATCACATATCGCAAGCAACAAATTGTATTTAAActcaatttcaattttacagCACAAATGGTATGAATGAATAGATAACAACTACATTGTCctaatctttttattaaaaattttcaatatatacattttatacaatatcaTGTAAAACACTgcaagtactgtggattcatttattttcaaaggtacccattttcatggatatttaattttgtttattttggcaAATTCTGTATACATTCCTTTAGAAAGTTTgtagattatttaaatttgtggttccaCTGTATATAGAGAACATCCTGACTATATTTCTGGTatcaaaattgattaaaaactGCTACGCTTGTGTgagtatttgttatttgtttctgTGCTTCATACAAGCATGACaagtatgcatatatatatgtgcaATTGGGTTCATTGCTGACATGTCAATTTTCTAGCCTTCTTTACAGGTTACAACTTAGCAGGATGAGTTTAAGGCCTCGTCCAGTCACTGCCACAGTTACAAAACCAAAATGGATGGAGCCACAGGTGACAAGACCAAGATCTAGGTCATTAGAATCCAATGGATCTACTGCATCTTTGACTTCAGTACTTGATCATGACAGTTATGAAAGTTTGGGAGAAAGTGAGGACGAATTACATACAGAGGAAGGGGATCAATATACCAGAAGTGATATAGATAATAGATTACACGaagatgttaaaaataaatggtaATTCCTTAcaataatttcttcaaattatatatgTTCAAGATTGGTTcagatttatattatataatgtttgtGTAATTTGTTTTCCTCATTCTACCTGTAAGTACATTGTATCAAtttaggtagcactccacagttaggtttgtagtttcgcattttggcccccgtgaatttttaaaatatgagagctagtgtgaaataaaattcatttttggatagctgagtactGAAATAGCCttcgtattgggtttatatgaacatcaagattatgtaatgcatgtaatataggctgttttctgtatgacagtccgtatttgcatgcccataccatacattggtccggcaattattgtaatgtttttttccaactttttgtggcacgaactttgtgattagaTTTTAcggaaaaaatgaggcgaaagacacccattttttatttgatcattaggaagatctatgcaaacagtttctaaaaaggtatcacgcaaaggcattgaaattctagtttgatccaaattttggggggatatgtgacatgtttaccccccctttttgcaatattttattgtaaataaatgcagaatgtttccatggatacacataaaaggaattatttttcaccctttcaactttgaaaaatcaattctatggaagatactgattacatacatatgcacatgtacaacacaaacagtaaggttaatgtattagaaatccaggaatagatgataaaacattttgtggctcattttaaattttattttctaactgtggagtgctaccttatacAGTATCATGATTTGTACTGGTATTTTGTTGGCCAGACCTACACTTCAAAGTTCTAACTTCAATGACTGTTGTTGTTTAATAGCAAGTTTCAAgttcaaacactttttttcaagaggtgaaaaagtaaaagaaatccAACAGTCCAAAGTtagaaaatttgaagaaaaaaaacttcctTATACACATGTTATATGaaaatgaattgataatttACTTTTCGTATTTCAGCATTATATCAGAATCTTCATCACAATACACAGAACAAAAAGATCCTCAGTTATCTTCATGGGAAAAATGGTTgattcaaaaaagtaaaagtgaaagaaaaaaacaaagagaAATTAGGAGagcaaaaaaacaagaaaaaacaataaaagaaaaggaaaaacaagataaggaaatgaaagaaaagaaagcaGAAGAGAGGAGGAAAGAATGGTtagaacaaaaaagttatgaagaAAAATTACGTAAAAAGAACGatagacaaagaaaaagatTAGAAAAAGACTTAAAGGAAGATGAAAAGAGACGTGTAGCTGTTAAAGCTGAGGGTAATTATGATGAGTGGatggaaagaaaaaagaaagaagaaaaagatttaaaaaaagaacagaaacgAAGACAACAAGAGGTAGAACatgcaaagaaaaaacaacaaatagacGCACAACATAAATATGAAGAATGGTTGCACAGGTCCAAGAACAGACCCAAATCTGTTCCGAATAGTTTTGGTTATACTTCTGGAAAATTGACAGGTATGTGATCAATGTATCAATGTTGGGGTTTTGAGGGCTGTTACCAAGGAAGATTTTTTTAGCTCAGGGTACGAGAAAATGGTGTTTGagggatgttttttttttaaagaaaataatactGCTTTGAAAATTACTGTAAGAAAGCTgtcagttaataaaaaaagtgtattttcaCCTACTTGTAATGCTAGTATTGAAAGCCAAAGGCaaagatgtataattatatcaaaCATGACTTAGACCAACTAAAAAGGAATTATTGTTGTGAACAGATTTCCTGGATCATGATTTTGAATCTGGGGTGGGTGTCCTCATCTTATGGATAATCTGAAAGATTATCAGACTTGTACAATTACCATGATTACTAGAACTTAGGACCTAAACTTCAATTTCTATGCCCCAAACATCCTTCCCTTCATTTGTTCGTCTATCTGCTTGTTCATCCGTACGTTCAACCATTCGTTgtctgtctgtcctgcttcaggtttaagttttgtttGGTCAAggcagtttttgatgaagttgaagtctgaAGTCtgaacaacttgaaacttacaAATGCTTAGTACAATTGTTCcaaatgatatgatctttctaattttaatgccaaattagagtttcaaggtccactaaacatagaaaatgatatagtgcaagtggggcagtCGTGTACTAtatatggacacattcttgttttaaggTAATTTGacttctattttcatttttactttgaTTACTGATCATTGGAAAGATAATAAAAGTTAAAGGAATTTTTGATAGCAATGCATTAATTGAGTAATTGTAATGGGATAAAATCTGCTGAAATTGATGGTtgtcttatacattgtacataagcACATGTACACCTTTACTTATTTTACCAGCAATACAGTTgacacaaaaaattaataattatcaaatgaataaaaatcaaagttgaaaatgtacattttagtttgtttgtacatgtaccaCAAGTTCAGTGTTCATCTCCATTTCTAGGTTGTTTGCACCACATGTCCAGTGTTCATGTCCATTTCTAGGTTGTTTGTACTACATGTTCAGTGTTCATGTCCATTTCTAGGTTGTTTGTACCACATGTTCAGTGTTCAAGTCCATTTCTAGGTTGTTTGTACCACAAGTTCAGTGTTCATGTCCATTTCTAGGTTGTTTGTACCACATGTTTAGTGTTCATGTTCATTTCTAGGTTGTTTGTACCACATGTTCAgtgttcatgtacattttaGTTTGTTTGTACCACAAGTTCAGTGTTCATGTCCATTTCTAGGTTGTTTGTACCACATGTTTAGTGTTCAtgttcatttttgtcgagcctgcaacttttgttgcagaaagctcgacatagggatagtgatccggcggcggctacggcggcagctacggcggcggcggcgttagctcacttcttaaaagctttatattttagaaggtggaagacttGCAattggatgcttcatactttgtatatagatgcttcatgttacgaagtttccgtcagtcacatgtccaatgtccttgacctcattttcatggttcagtgaccacttgaaaaaaaagttcagattttttgttatgttgaaTTCTCTCATATTATGAGTAGTAGGaaaactatatttgatatgtgcgtaccttgcaaggtcctcatgtctgtcagacagttttcacttgacctcgacctcatttcatggaccagtgaacaaggttaagttttggtggtcaagtccatatctcagatactataagcaatagggcttgtatattcggtgtatggaaggactgtaaggtgtacatgtccaactggcaggtgccatctgaccttgacctcattttcatggttcagtggttatagttaagtttttgtgatttggtgtgtttttctcatactaaaTGCAacaggtctactatatttgttgtatggaatgattgtaaggtgtacatgtttaGCGGGCAGATGacatgtgaccttgacctcattttcatggttcagtggtcaaagttaagtttttgagttttggtctttttatctaatactatatgccataggtcaactatatttggtgtatggaaatattttatgatcttaaTGTCAGttgcgcaggttttatttgaccgtgacctcattttcacggttcattgcacagtgttgagtttttgtgttttggtctatttttcttcaactataagtaataggtcaactatatatgttgtatagaagcattgttagctgtacatgtctgcctggcatggttcatctgaccttgacctcattttcaaggttcattggtctttgtttagttatcttgattaatgttaagtttatgtgacagttgtaataaagctttatacttaggactatcaatataatatcaatgattagtacagaaggcgagacatttcagcgtgtgcactcttgttaggTTGTTTGTACCACATGTTCAgtgttcatgtacattttaGTTTGTTTGTACCACAAGTTCAGTGTTCATGTCCATTTATAGGTTGTTTGTACCACAAGTTCAGtgttcataaaattgagaatggaaatggggaatgtgtcaaagagacaacaacccgaccaaataaaaaagttcATGTCTATTTATAGGTTGTTTGTACCACATGTTTAGTGTTCATGTTCATTTCTAGGTTGTTGTACCACATGTTCAgtgttcatgtacattttaGTTTGTTTGTACCACAAGTTCAGTGTTCATGTCCATTTCTAGGTTGTTTGTACCACATGTTTAGTGTTCATGTTCATTTTTAGGTTGTTTGTACTACATGTTCAgtgttcatgtacatttttgtttttttgtttgtaccaCATGTTCAGTGTTCATGTCCATTTCTAGGTTGTTTGTACCACAAGTTCAGTGTTCATGTCCATTTCTAGGTTGTTTGTACCACAAGTTCAGTGTTCAAGTCCATTTCTAGGTTGTTTGTACCACATGTTTAGTGTTCATGTTCATTTCTAGGTTGTTTGTACCACATGTTCAGTGTTCATGTCCATTTTAGTTTGTTTGTACCACATGTTCAGTGCTCATGCCCATTTCTAGGTTGTTTGTACCACATGTTCAGTGTTCATGTCTGATTCTGATTTGTTTGTACCACATATTCAGTGTTCATGTCTGATtctgatattgataatgaacCCCAGGTTCTGTGTTCATGTCCATATTGAGGTTGTTTGTACCACAAATTAAGTTTTCGTGTTCATTTCTAGGTTGTTTGTACCACATGTTCAgtgttcatgtacattttaGTTTGTTTGCACCACAAGTTCAGTGTTCATGTCCATTTCTAGGTTGTGTGTACCACAAGTTCAGGGTTCATGTTCATTTCTAGGTTGTTTGTACCACAAGTTCAGTGTCCATGTCCATTTCTAGGTTGTTTGTACCACATGTTTAGTGTTCATGTCTGATTCTGTTTGTACCACATATTCAGTGTTCATGTCTGATtctgatattgataatgaacCCCAGGTTCTGTGTTCATGTCTGATtctgatattgataatgaacCCCAGGTTTAGTGTTCATGTCCacttttagtttatgtgtgcCACAGGCTCAGTGATCATGTCTGATTCCTATTTTGATTGTATCCTGGCCCAGATTCAGTGTTTATGTTGTTTATGTCTGATTTTAATATTGATTGTACCAATGGTTAAGTGTTCATTACAGATAATGATTTTAATTAAGCCATAGTTCAATGTTCATATCAGttaatgattttgattgtaccacAGGTTCAGACTCAGTGTGTATGTCCATTTCTAGGTTGTTTGTACCACAAGTTCAGTGTTTATGTCCATTTCTAGGTTGTTTGTACCACAGGTTAAGTGTTGAAGTCTGATTCTGATTTTGTTTGTACCACAGGTTAAGTGTTGACGTCTGATTCTGATTGTGTTTGTACCACAGGTTAAGTGATCATGTCTGATTCTGATTTTGTTTGTACCACAGGTTAAGTGTTCATGTCTGATTCTGATTTTGTTTGTTCCACAGGTTAAGTGTTCATGTCTGATTCTGATTTTGTTTGTACCACAGGTTAAGTGTTCCAGTCTTATTCTGATTTTGTTTGTACCACAGGTTAAGTGTTCATGTCTGATTCTGAATTTGTTTGTACCACATGTTAAGTGTTCATGTCTGATTCTGATTTTGTTTGTACCACAGGTTAAGTGTTCATGTCTGATTCTGATTTTGTTTGTACCACAGGTTAAAGTGTTCATGTCTGATTCTGATTTTGTTTGTACCACAGGTTAAAGTGTTCATGTCTGATTCTGATTTTGTTTGTACCACAGGTTAAAGTGTTCATGTCTGATTCATTCTGATTTTGTTTGTACCATTTAACATGACAGTATTAATTTCTATGTAACTAAAGTAAATTTCCACATCTCACAGTTACTATATACttcatttgaaaagaaattcaaagattttctaaaaaaaatcttttattttattaaaataagaaataaagaacTATGTAACatcaatataaagaaaaacctAAAAGGCTTTATAAAAGTGAAACTACAacaggtacaaaatgtatataagtaACAAAgagtatatataacaaatagaACCATTTGAAAGTATTGCAGTAGTTAAGATAagatttaaatatgaaattttaaactagaagttaatttaaatattaaagttaacaTTGCACTTGACTTTGCTGTAGTTAATTGAATGTAGGTGTAAACATATATGTTATCATTTGTGACATGCATGTATTCAAtatgatatacatataaatgtaaaaactctagatgaaaattacttttaaaaataataacaaacatcaaaataaagaatagattTCAGTTAAGTAAGCTATCACATTTATCTCAGGATAAGAAAAGTTCTAActtaaaacaattatcaatatCCCTTCTGTCTTGGTTGTGTATGACAACCCTAAATATAGTATTAATGAATATaatgggggtctcattgggggttccgatcccggatccGCTTACTATTTTGTCAGATTTCTcatatcccgcttacactataaACGTAAgcaagtctttttttttttgtcatttcccgggtcccgcaagacctcatttcccattttaacgacacaataatttgactatCACGTGTCACGCTCacaaaaaaatcggcaatcctgtgtcacgcttagaccccaatgagacccactataATATACCCTTCTACTTTATGCAAGAACACAATTAGTTGTATTAAATGCAAAGCAATAGACAAAGTTATGTTCAAATTATAATATCGTTGTAAGTATGTTTTGTGTTTGAA
Proteins encoded:
- the LOC134706432 gene encoding coiled-coil domain-containing protein 34-like isoform X1, yielding MSLRPRPVTATVTKPKWMEPQVTRPRSRSLESNGSTASLTSVLDHDSYESLGESEDELHTEEGDQYTRSDIDNRLHEDVKNKCIISESSSQYTEQKDPQLSSWEKWLIQKSKSERKKQREIRRAKKQEKTIKEKEKQDKEMKEKKAEERRKEWLEQKSYEEKLRKKNDRQRKRLEKDLKEDEKRRVAVKAEGNYDEWMERKKKEEKDLKKEQKRRQQEVEHAKKKQQIDAQHKYEEWLHRSKNRPKSVPNSFGYTSGKLTGDYIIEGYHDTNAYPVPTFYNPLPWQPIPIPRQKQEKKVRPKTKRYVWKPEKYL
- the LOC134706432 gene encoding coiled-coil domain-containing protein 34-like isoform X2 produces the protein MSLRPRPVTATVTKPKWMEPQVTRPRSRSLESNGSTASLTSVLDHDSYESLGESEDELHTEEGDQYTRSDIDNRLHEDVKNKCIISESSSQYTEQKDPQLSSWEKWLIQKSKSERKKQREIRRAKKQEKTIKEKEKQDKEMKEKKAEERRKEWLEQKSYEEKLRKKNDRQRKRLEKDLKEDEKRRVAVKAEGNYDEWMERKKKEEKDLKKEQKRRQQEVEHAKKKQQIDAQHKYEEWLHRSKNRPKSVPNSFGYTSGKLTGYHDTNAYPVPTFYNPLPWQPIPIPRQKQEKKVRPKTKRYVWKPEKYL